The Ischnura elegans chromosome 9, ioIscEleg1.1, whole genome shotgun sequence genome includes the window CACCGAAACTATTTAAGCTATTCATGTTctctttcccattttttttcttttattagctCGTTCGATTTTCGGCAACCCTCTCTTAACCTCGTGTTAGTCTTTGAACTCTCAGCCTCCTCTTTACTTTTCACCTTTTCCCGAAGTAAACGCCCTGTGGTGCAGGTTTTTGAAATGGAAACAGCAATCAAAATTTGCATAATGGGGATCTGTAATCCGTCGGTTAAAATACGCCATCGCGtaagtatttttatccattcatttaaagctacaaaatatttgatgttatgtaccttagatatttattgactttttgcaaagAATTTGACTAGCCAAAACTAAGTTTTTGTCTTAGATAGAACTCCGAACGAAAGATtcctattttcataaatttgcctccacttttgcgtcaacttatcagcggATAGTATTTAGTTGCCTCATTTAATGGAGCCCAATAATTTTCACCAAGTGGCTTATCTATTCCGACAAAATACTACAGACGTTATTATCTGTCAAATTTGCCTTTGTGCCGGTACCGTGTTGCGGGAGGCTGCAGAACTTCGTCaaaggactcattgagtctcgcattgctgaatataaaatcctCTGGACGTCCATTCGATGTTCGTGCATATCTCctcttcaaattttatcaaaattcctGGAGGTCGAGTGGTTACTTCCCTGAAGTTTTCTTACTGATAGCTTtttcgtttagtttatcaatatagAACAAAATTCCCTAACGGAATATGACCCCGAATGGAgaagcattcagaatttaagaatctgttctttcggactgatggataatatttttgcagaaGCGGTGATTAATTAAAAGTTAGATTGCATAATTTagagttttcaataatgaaggatgcttcatttttcacttataaccatCAAATCGGGGTTCCTGGTGcccccctgaaaatatttttctctcttgccttcggaccgcattctttgaactgtatgagaCTGTTTCAACAGTTATTAACAGCTGAATGTTGTAAAACTGCTTTCAGTAGTAACGGGAagagccaagcagagagaagagggaaggattcaTGGAAGACGCAGCTCGCTAGGCGATAAAGAAATGCACGCTTCTTTTGTCCCAAATCCTCTCTCCCACACACAGCCCGATCGGACTTCGTCTCCCGTCGGACCGAGGCGAGGTGTCGACCGTCCCCCTGTCAAACAGTATttggaggggaaagaggggagggagaggactCAAGGTCAGCTTACCCGTGCGGGAGCACGTCACTGCCCTCTCTCGACAGCAATTCACAACAACAGATGTATATCATTTTCCCCATAAGGGCtggccctctcttctcctctctggtAATAGACAGCAAGATGTGATCAATGTTAGAGAAGTCAAAATATATCgaataaattatgttaaaagtAATGCCCCCCtccttttttaatgaatatttcctCCACTCCCAAAAGCGTATAATGATGCCAATGACTTTTGACCCAAGTCCtcatatcaataaatttgaaaCCTAATAGTAATTGGAAGTGGATAGATTTTATTACCTGATTCGTAATATTTCTCACAACTCTGGGGCATAAAGAAcccatatttaatattatatattaaatataacaatatttaatatataatattaaaatattatatatacacCCAGTATCCATAGCttgaaaatatgcttaaattgcaTACCTTAAACAATGCATGAGCAATCATTTCTTTGTTTCGTTAGTTTCCTCCTcaaatttttctatttccaatttttaataattttgtttcttaagTTTTCTAATCACAATTTctcacttaaaaattattttttaatggaattaagTCATTAACAACACATTGGAAAGAGGTTCGAAGTAACCCAATTGATAAATATATACCTACTGACCTTACTAAGGATGATTTTGATTAGCAATTCACATGAATAGATCACATATAGTACAATTCTTACCCCAGCAAAATATTTGTACTCACACCATGCCTTGACATGAAAGCAGGCTTGGATAGGTCATTGCTGGGTTCATTCTGCAAGTGTGTAATACCATAAATTCAGGGAAGAGGAGCAAGTTTCCCCTCACCACCTCACTCCACAAGAATTTTGATTCCGGTTGTCCAAAGGCTTCATTTGGGACATTCTATCAATATCCTTACAAGTTATTAGCTTCCCTTATAACACATTTAAACAGAACATATCCTGAGCAACTGATGGCATGTGATGAAAGTAGAGAATGCGTTTTGGAGGATGACACCGAAAGTGCAATAGAACATCCATTGAATGGAAGTCAAACCAAATGTGTGACCTCTTGGAGCCAGTCAAGAATAGTCGTTAATGTCAACATAAGACATaccatatttgtctgaatatagtcccccaccttttatttcaaaaaatgcccgtgataaaagttaggGGGGGACTATAGTCAAAcccatttcttaattttttcccgaaattcAAGCCTAAAaataagggggggactatattcccAAGAATAAGGTACTTATTAATCATTCTTTTCTAACTCCCTAACTACATCTCATATCTATCAATAAAAGGTTGTACCATTTTCTATACATATACATACCCACATTTTTATGACTTAGAAGtcatagcaataaaaaatttcatttttcagtgcAGTAACTTAGTGTTGAAACTAAGCTAagtaacaaataaatatataaatgaaaatatttcttcagctACCAGATATCAAGAAACTAATCTACATCTACAGTATAGCAGAACCAGAGATTAGTTGAGGGGCTTTTGGGCAACTACAACCATAGAAAATCACGATATGTCAATGGCTTACAAAACAGCATATGCTTTTttaaaacaaagaagaaacttaaTAAAAATCAACTGGGGTTTGCTGTATCGTTACTTAGCTGAAAAAGGTTTCAATCCATCATTTGTAGGCTTTTTTATCTTTCTTACAGCTGTGAACACATGAGGTATTGATGCCTTCCATTCTCAACACACCACTGTCCTCACGCAATTTTTAAGGAAAGAAGGCAACCCAAGAATTCAATGAATGGCATCATTCCTCTCAATCACAAGCCAGAGTTCATGTGCACatatttcctctcattttcccccaatagggtagtttccttcatcaaagaaaacgaaaggcattgattgcgattcgttacccaccattagtgtattcataatacacaaattatttggtttttgaaataccggtttagacgaatggcaatggtcaattttattctcatttgaaaaaggcgagattggcgcccatgcgattccactccgcatgacgtcacagggacctagtttctacacgagaggataggagttatacatcgtctgaggttaccaatgcatgcatgaggcacagagctcagggaaacatgtcttaataatcacctattaaaactggctaagttcggaaagttttcttcgtttgataaggtactaataaaccttttttaagccaagcgctaccatgcagcaaggtactcagctatccgctagcatcgtgcgacgtatcagcgctaagcctcgcctcaaggtcacctcaccgggcgggagggggaaccagaaatacgacgtacggagatatttcccggcattcatacttaagcgtcgcgttttcccgcgcttgaaaattgtcacttttcatttaatcgccaaaaatagatgttgtcatttaaaaatctaaaagcgtgaaatgcgtactccaggagtagtaatctttcgatttaggaaataaaaaaataataggaaaccaccctattatcttcGAACCCATTGAGCCACACTAATTTCAGTTTCCGTTTAGACTGAAGTTCTCCCTTTTGCGAGACTTTGTGGAAACTGTTACCGTACTGGGAAACATCCCTCCATGTATACATAGTGTTCTCCATGTCATGAGACTTTCGGAAGTGACTGTACATAAAATATAAGTGCACATAAGCAAAATACtgtgtaaattatttacaaaaacatGGCATCGGCCTAAAACCAAGTCTTAACAAAGTGTCCAACAGCataataagaattaaaaattagaggaaaatgtGCAATGAAGTACGTTCATGTGAGGTGTGTGCAAGGGCCTCGTGAAAATTGTAAGAAATTCGggtaaaaatgtgaattattaaGCTAAATGGAGGTTTCACTGTTCCTTCCAGAACTTTAAAAAATCACCTTCGACAACctagacataaaataaaacaaatctagAGACCAGAAACTAGAATGTGCAGTGGATATGATATGCTTTCGGAGATGGTGGAACAATAGGACTTTAAGGCCATTACATTATGGAGATAAAAGAAATCATGAATTAGAACCTAACCAAAGGGTATTTCTCTTCACTTAATCAGCCAAAGGAAATTCAATTATGGCAGCAGCAATAGTTTCTAAACCAACTCATTACATATCTCTAGCACGGATTGTCCCCCAAACAGTTGCCTTCAGCAATCTGCCGAATCTCAGTTGGCTAAGAAAAGATATGAGGCAAGGAAAGCAACCTGAGGCTTCAATACAACCACTAGAAACATCTCCTAGACAGAGGAAGACTATGCATAACTCGTATGGAATAAATACAAATACAGACAGACTCATGGGAACAGCCAGCAGCCTACCTTTAATGTGAGACCACTAGTGCACAagagcaaaaattacaaaatatcattaaccTAGCAGCGAGACTCAACAACACACAAACCACTGGCAAGACTGGTCAAATTTTCCCTTAATGTGCATGTTCAATATCCTTGTATGCAGAGGCCCTAACCTACAGAGAATGACATCATGCCCACAACATCCATGTGAAATTGCACACCTAGCAGCACACACTACCTTTTCAACATAAGGCAATTAATCTCCAGATAGGCAAAAATTCTCTCATGCCATTTAGTGGCAGAGCAGCTAGCATAAATTTTGGGGATTCTAGTCCATACTCCTCATGTCAAATGATCTCCCTTCCCTATTTTGAGATGCTAGTCTCTCATCTATGATTAACTTCTCAGTCCCACATTTAATTCTGAGTGGATTAAAAACCCTGACATCACCCATAATTAACAGCTAATTGGTTTTGAAAGGCTAACACTGTCCAGGAAAAGGTGAACCTAACTACCATCCACCACAGAGAAAACAATACTGCACCAACTTAAAAACAGTGCTAAGAGATAATAGATAGGACAAGAAATGCAGAATAGGGAAGAACAATAACCACAAGGATGCAGGAATTCAGCATTCCCAAATGGATATCAAATGAACCACGTTCAGATACTAGTCAAGTCGAATAAATTTTGGGTTTCCTTTCTACTTCCATGATTGCTATTACCATTCTAAATAACACCTATCAGTTGCAAGTAACTAACAGTTATTTAAATTACAGCAAGATACTCCCATTTCATCAAATCGCAAAAATTGCTAAATCATAAATAACGTAATAAATACCAAAGTATCTCATGTAACTCATGATAACTGTTACTTTGCCTTTTAGAATTACTAACCATAGCAGTTGAGAGTTGCATCTCCacaaatgacgaaaaaaatattggtatttttccttttattaacaTCCAGAAGGACAAAAGTACACAAAGAAAATGTTTAGCCTGCTTTCTGGGCCAACTCCTTCGCCTTGGCCTTCTCCAACTTGCTAATCCTAGCAGCGGATTTTGAGCCCAGAAGACCACCTCCCCAGTGCCTCTTGATCTCCTCATAGCGGTCATTGTAGTTCGTCTTAATTGCCTCAACCACCTTGGCGAGGGAGGCACGGTCACCAGCATCCACCTGCAAGGAGAGTATTCATACATTTCAGTTTCAAAATAATCGCAAGCTTCAAACATGAGCACTCGAATGTACAACATATGCTCAGTTCTATAACGGATTTATATCACAGCCTTCATTGGATTGGCTCTGTTTTTTTACATCATGGCATAAAGATATTATTGGGAAAATCATGCAGATCAAGGGTAACAACTACCTTaatgactagtttaaagtataccggggctagccacggtgataacttttacaggagtcGACCGCAATGCACaatagtgcgaaagatccacagagaaaaaatcattcgccttgaccgggattcgaacccggatcccccgattctCGAAATCTCTGGGTATCTctgggatctgggttcgaatcccggtcaaggcgaatgatttttttctctgtggatcttacGCACCTTAATGACTTTGATGCACCATAAGAAATAATATAACAACTTattcgataaaatttaaaaatcctgaTAAAAACTTAGTcttcattcattgaaaaaataaatattagcacCCCTAATTTATGCTACATAGTACAACTGCAGAACGGCTTACTGACTTCATTTTAGAATTCAAGCTGCTGACTAAAATAACTTATTTCTTTGTGGCACTATTTCAGGTTTTGTATCTGAGGCTTGATACCATTACCCTTTATGATGCAGAAGATTATGTCAACCATTTGCCTCTCACCATGCAGTTTTAATAAGGCTTCCCTGGCTTTTGAATATCAATAAAAACTTGAACCTTAGGTCATTTTCAGcttatttaagaaatgaaaatgtttaagtgTCACTTCAGTAATGGCATGATTCCCAACAATGGAGGCATTGACAGGAGATAAAACTACTTTTGAAAGAGAAGTCTTACTCACCTGGGTCAGAGCAACACAAGAACAAGTCTTCTTTCTGACTAATCGTCCAAGTCGGGCCTTGCCCTTAACAATGCAGTATGGGACACCCATCTTCCTGCACAGGGCCGGGAGGAATAGGACCAGCTGCAAGCAACAAGACAATTATAAGCACAAAACATTCCCACAATCACAATGCCTTAGGTCAAACATAAAACTGAACTCAGTCGTCATTTTCATCCTCTTATCACTTGAGTGATATCTCAGGTGAAGAAATTCTAGCATCATGGTAGTTTATAGTAAAGGAAAATTTAATGAACTATCAGCAACAAATCATATTAAAAGGGTTGCACCTTTAGTATTATAATAGTTTGTGATGTGTTTCAACTAGAACAAGGAAATACCAAATCTGAAgcgattcaatttttatttacgtGACTGTACATGTGTGGTAtagatattttttgtataatctcAAAACTTTAATGACACAGGTATTGAAACTATTAACCCTAGAATATATGCATCAAACTTGATGGGCCCCATTCTAAAGGTTTtcaaacgaaaaattaagaacagtCAGCAACACCAGCAAACAGGAACCAGTAGGACTTACACATTTGTTTTTCCAATTACTTACCAATTACCAAAACATATGCTATGAAATGTCAGTGTACAACTTACAGGTAGTGCTCCATACTTGAGATAAGAGGGTAACAGtagatggaatgcaaaaataagatttttaaattcctattCTCGTTGTTTCAtacaactttgaatttttatgtatcaacataaatgattaattgaaaacagcattaaatttttaatcataaggTCTTAGGGTAAGTTATAGTTGGGGTGACACGACAGTTAGGTTTTGTGTATGATAGATGCGAATTATACAATCTGGTGCGCTGTTCTGCACCAACACATGTCAAACAAACCAAAAGGAAATCCTAGTTTGTCCATCGAATAGAACTGATTGTCCTAACAAAGGCGATTAACAATATTAATTGGTTTGAAAAAATGACCTTGGCCATGAATTAAACCAGGGACCTACAGCTTAGAGGGGCAATGCACAGAGAACTAAACTGCTGTGGTTTATTGATAAGCAATTAGCATCAGGAAATAAGATTGCTCAagaaagaactaaaaaaagagCAAGAATAGAAGGCATGGGTcgtactaaaaaataataaagaaaaaagggcAAATAGTATATAAATACAGACTTAACCACAATAATCCGAACTCTCCTGAACCAGCAAGTACACGCTCTATGGATGAAGccaattttatcaataatgtaGGAAAACGAAGTATGGATGCCGGAGACTTTGGCAGAAACTGGTCTACAGTCCAGCATTAATGATAGTGTAAGAAAAATCAATGCTGACTTCTACCACAATGTTTCCAAGGTTCTAGACACACAATGTTTCCAATATtctttttccttacttcaatgcTGTTTCTTACTAGATGGCCAATAGTTACGTGGTGCCACCTTGTTCATTCGTTTCACTCTAATAGGAAACGTCATTTCTGTATTGAAATGCTTGGCATGATTTTCAGAATAGTTAATTTGAATTAAGAACTATGAGGCAAGCCAATGCATTTGCTTATGGAGAGGGAGATGTAAGGCTGTTTTCATAAAActttacaaaaaaacaaatgaggaCGTAATACTTTAGCATTTAGGCTCGTGCATTAGCCAAGACCACCTACAAGGCACTACTTAAGTCAAGATGGGCAGTCAAAACACAGATCAACTGCCTACCTCAGGGTCAAACAAGGTCCTGAAAAGGCATTAAAGTGGCCAAGGAAGAACTCAATTTCAAAACAGTGTGCATGTCAGTAAGCTGGAAGTTCTCAGGAGTAATAGACCAGTaccaataaaacttttcatcatcTAATGAGATAGTAATATTTTTAGTGATTAATTTACTTTTCCACTAGGTCATCTATTAGATGAACTCAAACCTGTTACTTCCGTAATTCTCCAGAGCTTAAATGAAGGGAAGCCAGAAGAATAATCTCTTGAGAATAAAAGACCCTCACCTCAATTGGGTCCACGTCATGCGCAATCACTACCACCTGCGCCTTCTTCTGCTCCACCAGCTTCACCACCGTGTTGGTACCCATGCGCACGGTGTTTGGCCGCTTGGTGGGTGCCACAGGGGGTGCTGGCCCCTTCTTTTTCTCGGCAGCTATCCTCTCCTCAGCCTTTGCCCTCAGGCGAGCCTTCTTGGCCAGGGCCGTCTCTGGACGATACTTCTCAAGAATTCGGAAAAGCTGTTTCGCTGCAACAAAACGTGAGTGATATAAAATCAAGCAGGAAAGAAAACTTGCAACTCTTTCATGATTTTACAGATGTCTAAATCCAAATAAGAAACCTACAAAATTATAGAATCAAGATAACTCCAATAGTTCCCTGTGCAGACCTCGCAGGACATGCCAATTTTCTACCCTGACCTCTTCCCACATTTTCCCTCTCATAACTGCTAGGAATTCCTAAACATTTGGCTCCCACCCTTCAGGTGTACAACCAATCAATCATCAACATATCAATCATCAACCTATCAATCAATACAACCCATCAATGGACATGACCCAACCAGAAATTTTCAGATGTACCCTCTGAACACCTGCATGGTGGGTGAAACGCCTGTTGTCAGATCACTTATGGCATTAGTTCCTCCCCGAGTTGAAGACTTACTATGGCCATTGAGAAACATTCACAAACTTGTGCGCACTCATTTGAGATGCAAAGGAGAAAATGGtaaggagaaaaagagaagggGAAGCTGCTAAGCAATTAGATTTCAGCGAGAGTAGTGTGAGGAAACAGTGAAAGACTGAATCAGTTCCAAAATAGGCCACGTGGTTCAGAAAATGCTTGAGGCCAAACATTGAAAAACAATTACATTTGAGTTttggagagggaggaagagaagcaGAAAGGAGTGGGATTATCAAGTCAGTATTTTTCAAAAGTCTGAGATGATTGCTCAAGAATGTAATGTAGAAGATTTAAAAGCATATCCATCAAAGTGTTTGAATTTATGAAAAGGAGCAATTTAAGATTTCAACTAGTACTGAATAAAAATTACCTCCCTCTTGGTAAGTTAAAATGGCTATCATTTATGCCTAATTGAAAAATTGTGTTGTTGTTGACCTTCAGCACTTGGGGAATACGGATGGGGTTATGTAAGTTTCAACATGCAAGCTCCTACGACCATGAAATAAAAGGTAGCAAAAAGGTGTCAGCAGCCAAGAGAGGTAATGAAATGTCAAACGGCACTGTGGTTCTCCACATTGCAGCAGTGTTTAAAATTACCAACAATGGTGAGTTTCAAAAGAAAGACCATTCCTATCAGTTGTGATTCGATAGATATCATCAGAACTACGAATGCAAAATATAGGATGAACTAGGTGGTGTTAAAATTTTAGTAACCTAATGAATGACAGAAaagaaaaatggcaattttcaaaTTGTATTACTCCTGGATTCTTGCACAGCCCATTTGATGCTGAAATGAGGAGCATTGGGAGCTTATGTTCTCGCATGTCAGGTATCCCAGGTGGGTCAACGAAAAAACTATAGCCTCTAGACATTGCAGTCATTAAGACATTTGAAGAAATCTTTGTGCTATTGGATGATTGCCAGCATCCATGAATACAACAAATCAGATCAGATAGACACCGTATTGTAAGTATATTGAGTGGATTGCTGAACATTGGGCAGCCGTGAGTGAGAATTGAGTAAAAATGGTTTCCAAAAGGAGACAATAGGAATAATGAATATGGGAAAGTAGGTAACACAACATTATAGGAAATTTACTCAGATAAAGTGCCTATAAAACATTCAATGCAATACATTCCTTCAATGATGAGTCAGATGAATTTCTTAGATATGAATAACCTTGATCCATAAATGCAGAGTTAAAATTCCAATTTAGTTTTATCATTAAACGGGCTTGCTTCATGTCCCTTTCTATTGAACatccaagtttttattttataaattctacGCACTCATTACCGACTGAATAATGAGGCACACACATGACTGCAGGCATTGCCAGCATGCGTGGCAATTCAACTACTTAACGACCTCAATCACCATGTCTGATAGCCTATGACAAAAAAGAATAACTGAAGTTATAGCTTGACATAACTCCtctggtaaaaataaaaacaaattgaaatgagCAACAGTTAAGGAAAGATTACGTTAATCACAAAATAACATCAGTTCCAAGGCTTTGGAAGGCGCGGTGTTAAAGGTAATTGATTATATTCCCGCTGATAGTATTTGCTATGAGCAGTGAGTACGCAGGTATGCATTTAACAGTCTtctaaaaagtgaaaatatcaaACTGACATGATTAACGACCActtatcaaaataattacattacatCA containing:
- the LOC124165209 gene encoding 60S ribosomal protein L7a, which produces MVQKKPKKKGKKVAAAPLAVKKTEHKKVVNPLFEKRPRNYAIGQDIQPKRDLSRFVRWPKYIRIQRQKAVLQKRLKVPPSINQFSQTLDKQTAKQLFRILEKYRPETALAKKARLRAKAEERIAAEKKKGPAPPVAPTKRPNTVRMGTNTVVKLVEQKKAQVVVIAHDVDPIELVLFLPALCRKMGVPYCIVKGKARLGRLVRKKTCSCVALTQVDAGDRASLAKVVEAIKTNYNDRYEEIKRHWGGGLLGSKSAARISKLEKAKAKELAQKAG